GAGAAGTACGCGAGGAACAGCGACGTGATCATGAAGATGATCGCCGCCCCCGCGGTCGCCTTGCTCAGGAAACTGGTCGGCCCGGTCGACCCGAACAGGGTCTGCGAGGAGCCGCCGCCGAAGACCGCGCCGATGTCGGACCCTTTCCCGGTCTGCAGCAGGATGACGAGGATCATCGCGATGGAAACGATCACGTGCAGGATGACGATGAGCGTGTACATTTTTCTTCTCGCGTTCTCTCTTTCGGTTATTTGAACTTCACGATCCTCGCGAACGACTCGGGGGAGAGGCTCGCCCCGCCGACCAGCGCGCCGTCGATGTCCTCTTTCGCCATCAGCTCCGCGATGTTGTCGGGCTTGACCGACCCTCCGTAGAGAAGCCGCACGGACGCCGCCGCCGCTCCCCACAGTTCCGCCAGGGATCGGCGCAGGAACGCGTGGACCTCCTGCGCCTGCGCGGGGGATGCGGTTTTCCCGGTGCCGATCGCCCACACCGGCTCGTAGGCGACCACGATCTTCGATGCGTCCGCCGCCGGGATGTCCTTCAAGGCCCCCCGAAGCTGCCGGAGGACGACGTCGAACGTCTTGCCGGACTCCCGCTCCGCGAGCGTCTCCCCGAGGCAGACGATCGGCGTGAGACCCGCGGCCATCGCCGCGCGGACCTTCCGGTTCACCGAGTCGTCCGTTTCCGCGAAATATTGCCGCCGCTCGGAGTGCCCGACGATGCAATGGGTGGCCCCCGCGTCCGCGACCATCCGGGGGGAGACCTCGCCGGTGAACGCCCCCTCGTTCTCGAAGTGGACGTTCTGGGAAGCCACGCCCACGGCGGTGCCCCGGGTGAGCCCCGCGACCGCGGCGATCGAAGGAAACGGAGGCGCGATCACGATCTCGACGCCGGAGACCCCCGCCACCAACGGAAGAAACGCCCGGACGAACCCCTCGGACTCCCCCGCGGTCTTGAACATCTTCCAGTTG
The sequence above is drawn from the Deltaproteobacteria bacterium genome and encodes:
- the secG gene encoding preprotein translocase subunit SecG is translated as MYTLIVILHVIVSIAMILVILLQTGKGSDIGAVFGGGSSQTLFGSTGPTSFLSKATAGAAIIFMITSLFLAYFS
- a CDS encoding triose-phosphate isomerase; amino-acid sequence: MRVPVIAGNWKMFKTAGESEGFVRAFLPLVAGVSGVEIVIAPPFPSIAAVAGLTRGTAVGVASQNVHFENEGAFTGEVSPRMVADAGATHCIVGHSERRQYFAETDDSVNRKVRAAMAAGLTPIVCLGETLAERESGKTFDVVLRQLRGALKDIPAADASKIVVAYEPVWAIGTGKTASPAQAQEVHAFLRRSLAELWGAAAASVRLLYGGSVKPDNIAELMAKEDIDGALVGGASLSPESFARIVKFK